The region TGAGGCGGTCTTGCGGTGTTGACGAACGAAGTCTAGGCGCGTAGCCTGCTGTCTCAAATGTCGTATTTACCTCGTTTTAGGACATCGCGATGAAACGTATTGGCGTGGTGGTTTTCCCCGGCTTCCAGATCCTCGATATGGTCGCGATCTCCGTCTTCGAGCTGGCGAACATGGAAGCTCCGCAGCCGGAGTACGAGGTGGAAGTCATCTCCGAGCACGGCGGGCTGGTGCGCAGTTCGTCCGGCGTGCAGATCGCGACGCAGCCGTTCGGCGATCCGTCGTACGACACGGTGGTCGTCACGGGTGCGCTGTCGATCGAACCGTCTTCGCCGGGGTTGCTGGCCTTTCTAGGCGAGGCGCTGGCCGCGTCCCGCCGCACCACCAGCATCTGCACCGGCGCCTTCGTGCTGGCCGAAGCGGGCATTCTCGACGGCCGGCACGCCACGACCCACTGGCGCTTCGCCCGCGAATTGCAGCAGCGCTATCCCGAGGTTCGTATGGATGAAGACCGCATCTTTATCGTCGACGGATCGGTGTGGACGTCGGCCGGCATGACCGCGTGCATCGATCTGTGTCTGGCGCTCGTCGAAAACGATCTTGGCATCGACGTCTCGCGCGCGGTCGCCAAGAAGATGGTGGTCTATCACCGGCGCACCGGCGGGCAATCGCAGTTCTCGGCCATGCTCGATCTGGAGCCCAAATCCGATCGGATTCAGGACGCGCTGTCGTACGCGAAGAATCATCTGCGCGAGCCGCTGACGGTCGAACAGCTCGCCGACGTCGCGCACCTGAGCCCGCGCCAGTTCAGCCGTGCCTTCCGCGACGAGACGCGGCAGTCGCCGGCAAAGGCCATCGAGGCGCTGCGCGTGGAAGCCGCGCGCTCGATGCTCGAAGCCGGCCGTCATTCGATGGAAGCGGTCGCCGCCGAAACCGGTTTTATCGATACCGAACGGATGCGGCGCGCCTTTCTGCGGGCGTTCGGCCAGCCGCCGCAAGCGATCAA is a window of Paraburkholderia sp. IMGN_8 DNA encoding:
- a CDS encoding GlxA family transcriptional regulator, producing MKRIGVVVFPGFQILDMVAISVFELANMEAPQPEYEVEVISEHGGLVRSSSGVQIATQPFGDPSYDTVVVTGALSIEPSSPGLLAFLGEALAASRRTTSICTGAFVLAEAGILDGRHATTHWRFARELQQRYPEVRMDEDRIFIVDGSVWTSAGMTACIDLCLALVENDLGIDVSRAVAKKMVVYHRRTGGQSQFSAMLDLEPKSDRIQDALSYAKNHLREPLTVEQLADVAHLSPRQFSRAFRDETRQSPAKAIEALRVEAARSMLEAGRHSMEAVAAETGFIDTERMRRAFLRAFGQPPQAIKRAARAL